The following coding sequences lie in one Pontibacter sp. G13 genomic window:
- a CDS encoding VWA domain-containing protein, translated as MVKFEHPEALYLLLVLIPLGLAFAYFMWSRKRAISKMGEGSLMAALMPGQPKGKHQVKFVFATLAVASLVVALANPQVGQTFEKQERKGGDVIIALDISKSMLAEDVRPNRLDKSKQFISNLIDEMAGDRVGLIIFAGNAYLQVPITTDYAAVKSLLKSVTPELAPTQGTAIGEAIKLAQESFDNSHSAIRTLLIISDGEDHEGEALDAASSAKDQNMQILTMGVGTAKGAPVPDIKNGRNVGFKQDQEGSIVFSKLNESMLKQVAESGGGSYFRLGGGDELKAIKQRLAESEKADFEAYVYADYEDQFQWFLALALLFLTLEYFLSERRSVLFNDWEIFKTS; from the coding sequence GTGGTCAAATTTGAACATCCAGAAGCGCTATATCTTTTGCTGGTCCTGATTCCTTTGGGACTGGCATTCGCATATTTCATGTGGAGCCGGAAGCGTGCGATTTCCAAAATGGGAGAAGGAAGCCTGATGGCGGCCCTCATGCCCGGACAGCCCAAGGGCAAGCATCAGGTGAAATTCGTTTTCGCGACTTTGGCGGTGGCTTCCCTCGTCGTGGCACTCGCCAATCCACAAGTGGGTCAGACCTTCGAAAAGCAGGAGAGAAAAGGGGGAGATGTGATCATTGCCCTGGATATCTCCAAGTCCATGCTGGCCGAGGATGTCCGGCCCAATCGCCTTGACAAGTCCAAGCAATTCATCTCCAACCTAATCGATGAGATGGCGGGAGACCGAGTAGGGCTGATCATTTTTGCGGGAAATGCCTATTTGCAGGTGCCGATCACGACGGATTACGCCGCGGTGAAATCCCTGCTCAAATCCGTGACCCCTGAATTGGCTCCTACACAGGGAACGGCCATTGGGGAAGCGATCAAATTGGCGCAAGAGTCATTTGACAATAGCCATAGTGCCATCCGGACCTTGCTGATTATTTCCGACGGGGAAGATCACGAAGGAGAGGCCTTGGATGCCGCTTCTTCTGCCAAGGACCAGAATATGCAGATCCTCACGATGGGGGTGGGCACTGCGAAAGGAGCGCCGGTTCCCGACATCAAGAATGGTCGGAATGTAGGATTCAAGCAGGATCAGGAAGGATCGATCGTATTCTCCAAGCTCAATGAATCGATGTTGAAGCAAGTGGCCGAATCTGGTGGTGGAAGCTATTTCCGACTGGGGGGAGGAGATGAGTTGAAAGCGATCAAGCAACGATTGGCAGAATCTGAAAAGGCTGATTTTGAGGCCTATGTATATGCCGACTATGAGGACCAGTTCCAATGGTTCCTTGCATTGGCACTCTTGTTCCTGACATTGGAATACTTCCTGTCGGAGCGCAGAAGCGTATTGTTCAACGATTGGGAAATCTTCAAAACCTCCTGA
- a CDS encoding VWA domain-containing protein: MMEFWNNLTFANPGVFGLLVLPVLFVVWQFWRYKDLYPTLRLPILSGLAGHTHPIRGMVKKYLFVLRMLAVTLFIVALARPQHHLQEENIDTEGIDIVMALDISGSMKALDFRPDRLGAAKKTAEEFINNRPTDRIGLVVFAGESFTQAPLTTDHQMLIQLLKRVKEGQLEQGTAIGMGLATSVIRLKDSETESKVVILLTDGVNNRGFIDPMSAVEAAKEYGIRVYTIGVGQDGTAPFKVQTPFGTRTQEQEVELDEELLENIAQSTGGKFYQVTNTRALSEVYQEIDQLEKTRIEVTRITRKSEEFHIFLILGGLLLLLELLLRYTVVRSIP, from the coding sequence ATGATGGAATTTTGGAATAATCTCACCTTCGCCAATCCGGGGGTTTTCGGATTGCTGGTACTGCCCGTCCTGTTTGTGGTCTGGCAATTCTGGCGTTACAAAGATCTGTATCCGACCCTCCGCCTTCCCATCCTTTCGGGACTGGCTGGGCACACACATCCCATTCGGGGGATGGTCAAAAAATACTTGTTCGTACTGCGAATGCTGGCCGTGACCTTGTTTATCGTGGCACTGGCTCGTCCACAGCATCATTTGCAGGAAGAGAACATCGATACTGAGGGGATTGATATCGTGATGGCATTGGATATCTCGGGGTCTATGAAGGCATTGGATTTCCGACCAGACCGCTTGGGTGCCGCCAAGAAAACGGCCGAAGAGTTTATCAACAATCGCCCGACTGACCGAATCGGCTTGGTGGTATTTGCTGGCGAAAGCTTCACCCAAGCACCACTCACGACCGACCACCAAATGCTGATCCAATTGCTCAAGCGAGTCAAGGAAGGCCAACTTGAGCAAGGAACCGCCATCGGGATGGGATTGGCTACTTCTGTCATTCGCCTCAAGGATTCAGAGACTGAAAGCAAGGTGGTGATTCTCCTGACAGATGGGGTCAACAATCGGGGCTTTATCGACCCGATGTCCGCTGTGGAAGCAGCCAAGGAATACGGCATTCGAGTCTACACCATCGGTGTGGGACAGGACGGAACTGCTCCTTTCAAGGTGCAGACGCCATTTGGGACGCGCACACAGGAGCAGGAAGTAGAGTTGGATGAGGAGTTGCTAGAGAATATCGCTCAGAGTACAGGCGGTAAATTCTACCAAGTGACCAATACACGTGCATTGAGCGAGGTCTACCAGGAGATCGACCAACTGGAAAAGACCCGGATCGAGGTTACGCGGATCACCCGCAAATCAGAAGAGTTCCACATTTTCCTGATCTTGGGCGGTTTGCTGCTCTTGCTGGAATTGCTGTTGAGATACACCGTTGTAAGAAGCATCCCCTAG
- a CDS encoding DUF58 domain-containing protein has translation MSEPTQDRTAELLKKVRKIEIKTRGLSNQVFSGGYHSAFKGRGMSFSEVRAYQYGDDVRNIDWNVTARTDAPHIKVFEEEREITVMLLVDISRSTDFGTQLNADGVAQMKKDLMAEISAVLSFSAISNNDKVGVMMFTDQVETFIPPKKGKNHILRIIRELIDPKPEHNGTDLADVLRHLTNMLKKRSVVFVLSDFMNTGPDYKDALSIARGKHDVVGVHIYDDREQELPNMGLARVEDAESGQTAWVDTASAPTREAYAKWYKDHLAQTRQTFLRSGADFLSINTRDSYVQKLMNLFSQRGTRQ, from the coding sequence ATGTCGGAACCCACTCAAGACCGTACAGCCGAGCTGCTCAAGAAAGTCCGCAAAATCGAAATCAAGACGCGCGGCCTCAGCAATCAAGTATTTTCCGGAGGCTACCACAGCGCCTTCAAAGGCCGAGGCATGTCCTTCAGCGAAGTGCGGGCCTATCAATACGGCGACGATGTCCGGAACATTGACTGGAATGTAACCGCCCGAACGGATGCCCCACACATCAAGGTATTTGAGGAGGAGCGTGAAATCACCGTGATGCTGCTCGTGGATATCAGCCGATCAACGGATTTTGGTACTCAGCTGAATGCCGATGGGGTTGCCCAAATGAAAAAGGATCTCATGGCCGAGATTTCCGCGGTGTTGTCCTTTTCTGCGATTTCGAACAACGACAAGGTAGGCGTGATGATGTTTACCGATCAGGTCGAAACCTTCATTCCCCCCAAAAAGGGAAAGAATCATATCCTGCGAATCATCCGCGAATTGATCGATCCCAAGCCTGAGCACAATGGCACCGATCTGGCAGATGTCTTGCGGCATCTCACCAATATGCTCAAAAAGCGGAGTGTCGTATTCGTTCTGAGCGATTTCATGAATACGGGCCCTGACTACAAAGATGCGCTGAGTATCGCCCGTGGAAAGCATGATGTCGTAGGGGTGCATATCTACGATGATCGGGAGCAGGAACTTCCCAACATGGGATTGGCACGTGTGGAGGACGCCGAGTCCGGTCAAACCGCATGGGTCGATACCGCTTCTGCCCCTACTCGCGAGGCGTACGCCAAATGGTACAAGGATCATCTGGCTCAGACCCGGCAGACCTTTTTGCGGTCCGGCGCGGACTTCTTGTCCATCAATACCCGTGACTCCTACGTGCAGAAATTGATGAACTTATTTAGCCAACGGGGAACGCGTCAATAA